A window of Cohnella herbarum contains these coding sequences:
- a CDS encoding tRNA (adenine(22)-N(1))-methyltransferase — translation MKQIKESGAGLKLSRRLSALAEWVPQGARFADIGTDHALLPVFLALNGKISYAVAGDIHAGPVEAAKRQVAEAGLEQTVSVRLGDGMAVLQPGEVDTVTIAGMGGSLMARILDQANDRLNGVRTLILSPHVAEDAVRRWLVQHRFVLDKEMLLEEDGVIYTLMRAFLTPDPTEAESLNSALYDEKLLAPAIAKLPSVLLYEMGPLLLRRPTEAFHRKWEEEIAKRERVILQLSHATAPEAAEKAREWEEDVREIREVLACLPAEKPSSN, via the coding sequence ATGAAACAAATAAAGGAAAGCGGAGCAGGGCTGAAGCTGTCCCGCCGTTTGTCGGCGCTAGCGGAGTGGGTTCCTCAAGGGGCTCGCTTCGCGGATATCGGGACGGATCATGCGCTGCTTCCGGTTTTTCTGGCTTTGAATGGAAAAATCAGCTATGCCGTCGCCGGAGATATTCATGCCGGTCCGGTAGAAGCGGCTAAACGTCAGGTGGCCGAGGCCGGTCTTGAACAGACCGTGTCCGTTAGGCTAGGTGACGGAATGGCCGTTCTTCAGCCAGGGGAGGTCGATACGGTAACGATTGCCGGGATGGGCGGAAGCCTAATGGCAAGAATTCTCGACCAAGCTAACGATCGTCTGAACGGCGTGCGCACGTTAATCCTCTCGCCTCATGTCGCGGAAGATGCGGTAAGGCGTTGGCTCGTTCAGCATCGCTTCGTCTTAGATAAAGAGATGCTGCTTGAAGAAGACGGCGTCATTTATACTTTGATGCGGGCATTTCTGACGCCGGATCCAACCGAAGCTGAGAGTCTAAACAGCGCCTTATACGACGAGAAGCTTCTTGCCCCAGCCATCGCGAAGCTGCCGTCCGTGTTGCTTTACGAGATGGGGCCGTTGCTGCTGAGACGGCCGACGGAAGCCTTCCATCGGAAATGGGAAGAAGAGATCGCCAAGCGGGAAAGAGTGATCCTGCAGCTTAGCCATGCGACGGCTCCGGAAGCGGCGGAGAAGGCTAGAGAATGGGAAGAGGACGTAAGAGAAATTCGGGAGGTGCTCGCATGTTTGCCCGCGGAGAAACCATCCTCCAATTGA